A region from the Roseofilum capinflatum BLCC-M114 genome encodes:
- the hslO gene encoding Hsp33 family molecular chaperone HslO produces the protein MVDQLVRATAANGGIRAVGVITTRLTDEARQRHNLSYVATAALGRTMTGGLLLASSMKRPGSRVTLKVNGNGPLGSVLVDAGLDGTVRGYVHHPSVELPPNDKGKLDVGGAVGKEGYLYVVRDVGYGYPYSTTVELVSGEIGEDITHYLFTSEQTPSALILGVFVDADGVQAAGGLLLQVLPKAAEDEELVSALESRVSQLSGFTPLLRANKTLPEIFEDLLGDFDLHIFPETQMVQFSCPCSVNRVLGALKLLGQTELQDMIEKDEGAEATCEFCQEIYQVNSDQLAELIEDLKTNTGS, from the coding sequence ATGGTAGACCAGTTAGTTCGGGCCACAGCAGCCAATGGCGGTATTCGAGCAGTGGGAGTCATTACCACCCGCCTCACAGACGAGGCTCGTCAACGGCATAACCTGTCCTATGTAGCTACAGCAGCCCTGGGACGAACTATGACCGGAGGATTATTACTGGCTTCGAGCATGAAACGACCCGGATCGCGGGTGACCCTTAAAGTCAATGGCAATGGGCCCTTGGGTTCGGTTTTAGTGGATGCCGGTTTAGATGGGACAGTGCGCGGTTATGTCCATCATCCCAGCGTAGAGCTACCCCCCAATGACAAAGGCAAATTGGATGTCGGCGGAGCAGTGGGCAAGGAAGGTTATTTATATGTGGTGCGAGATGTGGGTTATGGTTATCCTTACTCCACCACTGTAGAATTAGTCTCTGGAGAAATTGGTGAGGATATAACCCACTACTTATTTACTTCTGAACAAACCCCTTCTGCTCTAATTCTGGGGGTCTTTGTGGATGCCGATGGGGTACAAGCGGCTGGGGGGCTGTTGCTGCAAGTGTTACCCAAAGCAGCCGAAGATGAGGAACTGGTGAGCGCCCTAGAGTCCCGTGTCTCTCAGTTATCCGGATTTACCCCCCTACTGCGGGCCAATAAAACGCTGCCGGAAATTTTTGAAGATCTGTTAGGAGATTTCGATTTGCACATTTTTCCGGAAACTCAAATGGTGCAATTTTCTTGTCCCTGTTCGGTCAATCGAGTCTTAGGAGCCTTAAAATTACTGGGGCAGACAGAATTGCAAGATATGATTGAAAAAGATGAGGGTGCAGAAGCTACTTGCGAGTTTTGTCAGGAAATCTATCAGGTGAACTCGGATCAATTGGCAGAACTAATTGAAGATTTAAAAACCAATACCGGTTCTTAA
- a CDS encoding XisI protein produces MEQLEHYRQCIQEVLAEHNQYKPSFGDLEQFLIADTQNDHYQLGTVGWDGERRVFSCLIHMDIKGDKIWIQHDGTEIGVANQLIDLGIPKQAIVLGFHDPDARKFTEFAVN; encoded by the coding sequence ATGGAACAACTAGAACACTATCGCCAATGTATTCAAGAAGTCCTGGCAGAACACAATCAATATAAGCCTTCATTTGGAGACCTAGAGCAATTTCTGATCGCCGATACCCAAAACGATCATTATCAGTTGGGAACCGTGGGCTGGGATGGCGAACGCCGTGTATTTAGTTGTTTAATCCATATGGATATCAAGGGTGATAAAATTTGGATTCAGCATGATGGCACAGAAATAGGCGTAGCCAACCAACTGATTGACTTAGGCATACCAAAACAAGCGATCGTCCTTGGTTTTCACGACCCCGATGCACGGAAATTTACAGAATTTGCCGTTAATTAA
- a CDS encoding molybdopterin molybdotransferase MoeA produces MLPVAEAERLILDRIHPLNPETESQIVTLDEARGRVLSSPVTSNLDFPHWDNSAMDGYAVRYLDVRDCSPEKPVLLDVVGEVPAGKVPDFTLERGQAARIFTGAMIPAGADTIVMQENTKLKGKQVSVLAAPKSGEFIRKQGSFYKAGNILLQSGIPINMPEVAVLAAAQCNQVSVYRRPRVAIFATGNELVPCDRPLAPGQIVDSNQYALAAGIAQMGGIPHCFGIIPDEPEATQKAISGALSMVDMIISSGGVSVGEYDYIDRILHDLGATLHVTKVKIKPGKPLTFATFPESSIPSCSYYFGLPGNPVSALVCFWRFVQPALKKLSGYSTGWQPKFILAQNRCLLRGCPRETYVWGNLTYTPQGCEFDLAPGLQISANLINVAGTTGFAVIPAGKEQIHPGEWVQVLAI; encoded by the coding sequence ATGCTACCTGTTGCTGAAGCTGAACGTTTAATCCTCGATCGCATTCATCCCCTGAACCCCGAAACCGAGTCGCAAATAGTCACCCTGGATGAAGCCAGGGGGCGCGTACTTTCGAGTCCCGTGACCAGCAACTTGGATTTTCCCCATTGGGATAATTCGGCTATGGATGGCTACGCTGTCCGCTATCTGGATGTGCGCGACTGTTCCCCAGAAAAGCCGGTGCTTCTAGATGTGGTGGGGGAAGTCCCCGCCGGTAAAGTTCCAGATTTTACCCTAGAGCGTGGGCAAGCTGCCCGGATTTTTACCGGGGCGATGATTCCTGCTGGAGCTGATACCATTGTCATGCAGGAAAATACTAAGCTAAAGGGTAAGCAAGTTTCGGTGTTGGCGGCTCCTAAATCCGGAGAATTCATCCGTAAACAGGGCAGTTTTTATAAAGCGGGTAATATTTTACTTCAGTCTGGAATTCCGATCAATATGCCCGAAGTCGCTGTTTTAGCGGCGGCTCAATGTAATCAAGTCTCCGTGTATCGCCGTCCTAGAGTGGCTATTTTTGCGACTGGGAATGAATTAGTGCCTTGCGATCGCCCCCTAGCACCCGGTCAAATTGTAGACTCGAATCAATATGCCCTAGCCGCCGGAATTGCCCAAATGGGAGGAATTCCCCATTGTTTTGGCATTATTCCCGACGAGCCAGAAGCCACCCAAAAAGCCATTTCTGGAGCCTTATCCATGGTAGATATGATTATTTCTTCTGGCGGTGTTTCCGTCGGCGAATATGATTATATTGACCGCATTTTGCACGACTTAGGCGCAACTCTGCACGTCACCAAAGTAAAAATTAAACCCGGTAAACCCCTAACCTTTGCAACCTTTCCCGAAAGCTCCATTCCCAGTTGTTCATATTATTTTGGCTTACCCGGCAATCCAGTTTCCGCCCTAGTTTGTTTTTGGCGCTTTGTACAACCCGCTCTGAAGAAATTATCCGGTTATAGTACGGGATGGCAACCTAAATTTATCTTAGCCCAAAATCGCTGTTTATTACGCGGCTGCCCCAGAGAAACCTATGTTTGGGGCAATTTAACCTATACTCCCCAAGGCTGTGAATTTGATTTAGCCCCCGGTTTACAAATTTCCGCTAACTTAATTAATGTCGCCGGAACCACCGGTTTTGCCGTCATTCCCGCCGGAAAAGAGCAAATTCATCCGGGGGAATGGGTGCAAGTGCTGGCTATTTAG
- a CDS encoding C1 family peptidase, translating into MHSILKAVDRILDTRPDTLDFRDKLYEATLVEVPARIDLEEYTKWDIPILDQGREGACTGFALATVAHYLLTKRYGLKNLTQVSPWMLYAMAKRYDEWPGEDYEGSSARGAMKAWHKHGVCSDRIWTHRSGKVKRDLNDSQASDAAQRPLGAYYRVNHKDLVAMHSAIAEVGILYATGLVHEGWEQIGSDGVIPLKKTIRGGHAFALVGYDERGFWFQNSWGNTWGKNGFALITYDDWLINGTDVWVARLGVPVILNNPIPRQPKQLSGLQKTSAYIYQDLRPHLISIGADGGLSDTGTYASSSEALQRMLIEDFPRITESWQKKRLCLFAPGGLQSKDQVVEALTDLRQIFLNQEIYPLAFLWNNEYGATLRQILENSLKQRRPEGTVEETQDFMLDRLDDALEPLVRPEGSLQWSILKTKALQAAKVYNGAIRLTLEFINQLQKQEPNLEIHVIGHSVGSLLLEPLVQLLTTRGLIGGSLLAGDVGYDRAIASCTLWAPASTLSAFHQSYGQAIANDKIGKFTLFTLTDDAEKNGHCANLYHRSLLYLIAHSLEEKPRIPFSPTHAQGTAIAGMETFIRQDEQLQEWIASGKIDWILAPNTGSQGDRFHSAARTHEGFTQDRATLKATLDRILREPEPEEHQENY; encoded by the coding sequence ATGCATAGTATTCTTAAAGCCGTCGATCGCATCCTAGACACTCGTCCCGATACCCTAGACTTTCGAGATAAACTCTACGAAGCCACCCTGGTGGAAGTCCCGGCTCGCATCGACCTGGAAGAATACACTAAATGGGATATTCCCATCCTCGATCAAGGACGGGAAGGAGCGTGTACCGGGTTCGCTCTGGCTACGGTTGCCCATTATCTGCTCACCAAACGCTACGGGTTAAAAAATTTGACTCAAGTTAGCCCCTGGATGTTGTACGCCATGGCCAAGCGCTACGATGAATGGCCGGGCGAAGACTACGAAGGATCGAGTGCCAGGGGAGCCATGAAAGCTTGGCATAAACACGGAGTGTGTAGCGATCGCATCTGGACGCATCGCTCCGGAAAAGTAAAACGAGACCTGAACGACTCCCAAGCCTCTGATGCGGCCCAACGTCCCCTAGGAGCCTATTATCGGGTCAACCATAAAGACTTGGTAGCCATGCATAGTGCGATCGCCGAAGTCGGTATCCTCTATGCCACCGGACTTGTTCATGAAGGATGGGAACAAATCGGATCGGATGGCGTGATTCCCCTGAAAAAAACCATCCGAGGTGGCCATGCTTTTGCCCTCGTTGGCTATGATGAACGGGGCTTTTGGTTCCAAAACTCCTGGGGCAATACCTGGGGAAAAAATGGCTTTGCCCTGATCACCTATGATGATTGGCTCATCAATGGGACAGATGTGTGGGTGGCACGTCTAGGCGTTCCGGTGATTCTTAACAACCCCATTCCCAGACAACCGAAACAACTCAGTGGTCTGCAAAAAACCAGCGCCTATATCTATCAAGACCTGCGTCCCCACTTAATCAGTATTGGGGCAGATGGGGGATTAAGCGACACTGGAACCTATGCCAGTTCCTCGGAAGCACTGCAACGCATGTTAATCGAAGACTTTCCCCGCATTACTGAATCTTGGCAGAAAAAACGTCTGTGTCTCTTCGCTCCAGGAGGTTTACAGTCCAAAGACCAGGTGGTTGAGGCGCTTACCGACTTGCGGCAGATCTTCCTTAATCAAGAAATTTATCCCCTCGCTTTCCTTTGGAATAACGAGTATGGGGCAACCTTAAGGCAGATTCTGGAAAATAGCTTAAAACAGCGCCGACCGGAAGGTACAGTAGAAGAGACTCAGGACTTTATGCTCGATCGCCTTGATGATGCCCTAGAACCCCTGGTGCGTCCAGAGGGCAGCCTGCAATGGAGCATCCTGAAAACGAAAGCCCTGCAAGCGGCAAAAGTCTACAATGGGGCGATTCGCTTAACCTTGGAATTTATTAATCAATTACAAAAGCAAGAACCGAATTTAGAAATTCATGTCATCGGCCATAGTGTGGGCAGTCTGCTCTTAGAACCCTTGGTGCAACTGTTAACCACACGGGGTTTAATTGGCGGTTCCCTGCTGGCCGGAGATGTGGGCTATGATCGGGCGATCGCCTCCTGTACTCTCTGGGCCCCCGCGTCTACTCTATCGGCCTTTCATCAAAGCTATGGCCAGGCGATCGCCAATGACAAAATCGGTAAATTTACCCTCTTTACCCTCACCGATGATGCGGAAAAGAACGGCCACTGCGCGAACCTTTATCACCGGTCTCTGCTCTATTTGATTGCCCATAGCTTAGAAGAAAAACCCCGCATTCCCTTTTCTCCGACCCATGCCCAAGGAACGGCGATCGCCGGAATGGAGACCTTTATCCGCCAAGATGAACAACTGCAAGAGTGGATCGCCTCTGGGAAAATTGATTGGATTTTAGCCCCCAATACCGGTTCCCAAGGCGATCGATTTCATTCAGCCGCTCGCACCCATGAAGGGTTTACCCAAGATCGAGCGACCCTAAAAGCCACCTTAGACCGTATTCTCAGGGAACCAGAACCAGAAGAACACCAAGAAAACTATTAA
- a CDS encoding sensor histidine kinase: protein MHNHSQLLINNLQRISKHSAIAVFWIGCIVIVGWCFDIGLLKSVLPGLVTMKANTAFGFIFSGLSLWAWHQTPGNTKTRLLAQGSAILVFLIGFLTLVQYGWNVDLGIDQLVFQESVDAVATASPGRMALNSAFNFLIVGSALMAIVFPRKNYLSSQILTVVGFLIAYLGLLGYLYGNAYFYKYGSAFTAMALHTAIAFILSTLSIFLANPNRGLVSLITMNNAGGILAQRLILAAVIIPPLICWLMLLGYRYQIYTAELAICLLGIINVIVFSSLIAWNARALGKIDRKRHDAEASLKRANEDLEQRVQERTQKLEQTLFELRSTQTQLVQTEKMSSLGQLVAGVAHEINNPVNFIYGNLNHAQEYTQDVLNLIELYQKHYPQTAEEIEEEIEAIDLEFLKDDLPRLIGSMKVGSERIKEIVKSLRTFSRMDESQLKEVDIHEGLDSTLMILHNRLKAKPEHPEIQVIKDYGDIPLVECYAGQLNQVFMNLIANAIDALDEYNQNRSYEEIQENPSYIRLQTYQEQDQVKIIIEDNGLGIPEESVLKLFDPFFTTKPVGKGTGLGLAISYQIVTEKHQGELTCVSQSGEGAKFEITLPLGIGYSQQMSYPS, encoded by the coding sequence ATGCACAATCACTCTCAGTTACTAATAAATAACCTACAAAGAATATCAAAACACAGTGCGATCGCTGTATTTTGGATTGGGTGCATCGTGATTGTTGGCTGGTGTTTTGATATTGGCTTACTTAAAAGTGTTTTGCCCGGTCTAGTAACCATGAAAGCCAACACAGCATTTGGCTTTATTTTCAGTGGTCTTTCCCTGTGGGCATGGCATCAAACTCCAGGGAATACTAAGACACGGTTGCTGGCACAAGGTTCAGCTATTTTAGTCTTTCTCATTGGTTTCTTGACCCTGGTTCAATATGGGTGGAATGTAGATTTGGGGATCGATCAACTGGTCTTTCAAGAATCAGTGGATGCCGTAGCCACAGCCTCCCCAGGGCGCATGGCACTCAACAGCGCTTTTAACTTTCTGATTGTTGGCTCGGCCTTAATGGCGATTGTTTTTCCCCGCAAAAATTATCTCAGTTCCCAAATTTTAACTGTAGTCGGCTTTTTAATTGCTTATTTAGGGTTACTGGGGTATCTTTATGGCAACGCCTACTTTTATAAATACGGTTCAGCATTTACAGCGATGGCTCTGCATACGGCGATCGCCTTTATTTTAAGTACCCTGAGTATTTTTCTCGCTAATCCCAACCGGGGATTGGTTTCATTAATTACAATGAACAATGCCGGGGGGATTTTAGCACAACGGCTGATTCTCGCTGCTGTAATCATTCCGCCGTTGATCTGTTGGTTGATGCTCCTGGGATATCGTTACCAAATTTACACCGCAGAATTAGCCATTTGTTTACTAGGGATCATCAATGTGATTGTATTTTCCAGCTTAATTGCCTGGAATGCCAGAGCATTAGGCAAAATCGATCGCAAACGTCATGATGCTGAAGCTTCATTAAAACGAGCCAACGAAGACTTAGAGCAACGGGTTCAAGAAAGAACCCAAAAACTCGAACAAACCCTATTTGAATTACGCAGTACCCAAACCCAATTGGTGCAAACCGAGAAAATGTCCAGTTTAGGACAGTTAGTGGCTGGAGTTGCCCATGAAATTAACAACCCGGTTAACTTCATTTACGGCAACCTTAACCATGCCCAAGAATATACCCAAGATGTCTTAAACTTGATTGAACTCTACCAGAAACATTATCCCCAAACAGCAGAAGAAATAGAAGAAGAGATCGAAGCGATCGATCTAGAATTTCTGAAAGACGATTTGCCCCGTTTAATCGGCTCCATGAAAGTCGGTTCAGAACGGATTAAGGAAATTGTCAAATCCCTGCGTACCTTCTCGCGAATGGATGAATCTCAACTCAAGGAAGTCGATATTCATGAGGGCTTAGATAGTACATTAATGATTTTGCACAATCGCCTGAAAGCCAAACCCGAACATCCCGAAATTCAGGTGATTAAAGACTATGGTGATATTCCCCTAGTCGAATGCTATGCGGGACAGCTCAATCAAGTATTTATGAACTTGATTGCCAATGCCATTGATGCGTTGGATGAATATAATCAAAATCGCTCCTATGAAGAAATTCAGGAAAATCCCAGCTATATTCGCCTTCAGACTTACCAAGAACAAGATCAAGTCAAAATTATTATTGAAGATAATGGATTAGGGATTCCTGAAGAGTCAGTTCTGAAGCTCTTCGATCCCTTCTTTACCACCAAACCCGTGGGTAAAGGCACAGGTTTAGGTTTGGCGATTAGCTATCAGATTGTGACGGAAAAACATCAGGGAGAACTCACTTGTGTTTCCCAATCTGGAGAAGGGGCGAAATTTGAAATTACTCTGCCCCTAGGAATTGGGTATAGCCAGCAAATGAGCTATCCGTCATAG
- the secF gene encoding protein translocase subunit SecF — MISIIKQRNLWWSISAGVILVGFLAMAISWTSPGIGAPLRPGLDFVGGTRLQLDLDCSQPGNCDQPIEIAKVREVTDRLDIANPNIQITGQDRTGVSIRTKDLDVEERTELQKSLEEAIGTFDVTQTQIDTVGPTLGKQLFTSGLLALLAAFAGITLYLNFRFQLDYAFFAFVALFHDVFVTMGMFAILGLVAGVEVDSLFIVSLLTIIGFSVNDTVVIYDRVRETLQFYPEKHINDVIDDAVNQTLMRSLNTTVTTILPLVAIFFLGGETLKYFSLALIIGFISGAYSSIFIASTLLAWWREKTGRAILATATEGEGEVLDSTPTSE, encoded by the coding sequence ATGATTAGCATTATTAAACAACGTAACCTCTGGTGGTCGATTTCTGCTGGTGTGATTCTAGTGGGATTTTTAGCCATGGCAATTTCTTGGACAAGTCCAGGAATTGGGGCCCCCTTGCGTCCAGGTCTAGATTTTGTGGGGGGAACTCGTCTGCAACTCGATCTCGACTGTAGCCAACCGGGAAATTGCGATCAACCGATTGAGATTGCTAAAGTGCGGGAAGTGACCGATCGCCTCGATATTGCTAATCCCAATATCCAGATTACGGGCCAAGACCGCACCGGGGTGAGTATCCGCACCAAAGATTTGGATGTGGAAGAGCGCACCGAACTACAAAAGAGTTTAGAAGAGGCGATCGGGACGTTTGATGTCACTCAAACCCAAATTGATACGGTTGGCCCCACTTTGGGGAAACAGTTGTTTACCTCCGGTTTACTGGCCCTTTTAGCGGCATTTGCAGGCATTACCCTCTACTTAAATTTCCGCTTCCAGCTCGATTATGCCTTTTTTGCCTTTGTCGCTCTCTTTCATGATGTGTTTGTCACTATGGGAATGTTTGCGATTTTAGGTTTAGTGGCGGGAGTGGAAGTTGATAGCCTATTTATTGTCTCACTACTGACGATTATCGGATTTTCCGTCAATGATACGGTGGTGATCTATGATCGGGTGCGGGAAACGCTCCAGTTTTATCCCGAAAAGCACATTAATGATGTGATTGATGATGCGGTGAATCAGACGTTGATGCGATCGCTCAACACCACGGTTACCACTATTTTACCCTTGGTTGCCATCTTCTTCCTCGGTGGCGAAACCTTAAAATACTTTTCCCTCGCCTTGATTATTGGCTTTATTTCTGGAGCCTATTCCAGTATCTTTATCGCCAGTACCCTGTTAGCCTGGTGGCGGGAGAAAACCGGCCGCGCTATCCTAGCAACAGCCACAGAGGGAGAGGGAGAAGTCCTAGACTCTACCCCAACCTCCGAGTAA
- the secD gene encoding protein translocase subunit SecD, producing the protein MGKQRTILALIIVLVIAAITVLAKVETRLGLDLQGGAQLTIQVQTTPEVPEITPRKLEAVQAVMENRVNGLGVSEAVIQTVGEDQLSIQLPGVNDPAQAERVLGGTAQLEFRQQRQGTEDEFAAQYRILRTLQFEQSLLRQEDPEVSAEAIAENQEQINKLNEDIAPLFDKVGLTGEQLQDSLPRPPQGGTNWAVVIEFNGEGGDKFAELTKNLAGTGRSIGIFLDDNLVSAPTVDVQFAETGIVGGRAEITGNFTADTANDLSIQLRGGALPVPVEIVENRTVGATLGQDSIRRSIYAGLGGLVLVLIYMVIYYRLPGAIANIALVVYALLTFAAFKLLQVTLTLPGIAGFILSIGMAVDANVLIFERTREELRTGKTLYRSVESGFYRAFTSILDGNLTTLISCIALFWLGTGLVRGFALTLGIGVVISMFTAVTCSRTLMLYVLQFPGLRKPNLFCPNLTALPKR; encoded by the coding sequence ATGGGGAAACAACGGACAATTTTAGCCTTAATTATTGTGCTGGTGATCGCCGCGATCACGGTGTTGGCGAAAGTCGAAACCCGCTTAGGTTTAGACCTACAAGGGGGGGCACAATTGACGATTCAAGTGCAAACCACACCAGAAGTCCCAGAAATTACACCTCGGAAGCTGGAAGCCGTGCAAGCGGTGATGGAAAATCGGGTGAATGGTTTGGGAGTTTCGGAGGCGGTGATTCAGACAGTGGGGGAGGATCAACTTTCGATTCAATTGCCAGGAGTCAACGATCCGGCTCAGGCGGAACGGGTATTGGGAGGCACAGCTCAGTTGGAGTTTCGCCAGCAACGGCAAGGGACAGAGGATGAGTTTGCTGCCCAATATCGGATTTTGAGAACGTTGCAGTTTGAGCAGTCTTTACTGCGACAAGAAGATCCGGAGGTGAGCGCTGAGGCGATCGCCGAAAATCAGGAGCAGATTAATAAACTCAATGAGGATATAGCCCCCCTGTTTGACAAAGTGGGTTTAACCGGGGAACAACTGCAAGATTCCCTACCCCGTCCTCCCCAAGGGGGTACAAACTGGGCTGTGGTGATTGAGTTTAATGGTGAAGGGGGAGATAAGTTTGCCGAACTGACCAAAAATTTAGCGGGAACCGGTCGCAGTATTGGTATTTTCCTAGACGATAATCTGGTGAGTGCCCCCACCGTAGATGTACAATTTGCGGAAACTGGGATTGTCGGAGGTCGTGCAGAAATTACGGGTAATTTTACCGCCGACACTGCTAATGATTTGTCGATCCAACTGCGAGGAGGCGCTCTCCCCGTGCCTGTGGAAATTGTGGAAAACCGCACGGTTGGGGCGACATTAGGACAAGATAGTATCCGTCGCAGTATCTATGCAGGGTTGGGTGGATTAGTTCTGGTGCTGATCTATATGGTGATCTATTATCGGCTGCCGGGGGCGATCGCCAATATTGCCCTGGTGGTCTATGCTCTGCTCACCTTCGCAGCCTTTAAGCTCTTGCAAGTCACCCTCACTCTACCAGGGATTGCCGGATTTATCCTCAGTATCGGCATGGCCGTGGATGCCAATGTCCTCATCTTCGAGCGCACCAGGGAAGAGTTACGCACCGGCAAAACCCTTTATCGCTCCGTAGAATCGGGCTTTTATCGGGCATTTACCAGTATCCTCGATGGTAACCTGACTACCTTGATTTCCTGTATTGCCCTATTCTGGTTAGGTACAGGGTTAGTCCGAGGGTTTGCCCTCACCCTGGGTATTGGGGTAGTCATCAGTATGTTTACTGCCGTTACCTGTAGTCGTACCCTGATGTTATACGTGCTTCAGTTCCCCGGACTGCGTAAACCGAATCTCTTTTGTCCCAATCTTACTGCGCTCCCCAAACGGTAA
- a CDS encoding alpha-ketoacid dehydrogenase subunit beta, with product MAETLFFNALREAIDEEMARDPSVFVLGEDVGQYGGSYKVTKGLYEKYGELRVLDTPIAENSFTGLAVGAAMTGLRPIIEGMNMGFLLLAFNQISNNAGMLRYTSGGNFTIPLVIRGPGGVGKQLGAEHSQRLEAYFQAVPGLKIVACSTPYNAKGLMKSAIRDGNPVLFFEHVLLYNLKENLPESEYLVPLDRAEIVRRGDNVTILTYSRMRHHAMQAAKTLEQEGFDPEIIDLISLKPLDFDTIGQSIRKTHRVIVVEECMKTGGIGAELTASINEQFFDELDAPVMRLSSQDIPTPYNGILENLTIVQPGKIVEAVQQMMALQV from the coding sequence ATGGCAGAAACACTATTCTTCAATGCTCTCCGGGAAGCGATCGACGAAGAAATGGCCCGCGATCCCTCCGTCTTCGTTTTAGGCGAAGATGTTGGCCAATATGGCGGTTCCTACAAAGTCACCAAAGGACTCTATGAAAAATATGGAGAACTGCGGGTACTCGATACTCCCATTGCGGAAAACAGCTTCACCGGACTAGCCGTTGGCGCTGCGATGACTGGACTGCGACCGATCATTGAAGGGATGAACATGGGCTTTTTGCTCCTCGCGTTCAACCAAATCTCGAATAACGCGGGCATGTTGCGCTATACCTCTGGGGGCAACTTTACCATTCCCCTCGTGATTCGGGGCCCCGGTGGAGTAGGTAAACAACTCGGTGCAGAACACTCCCAACGGCTAGAAGCCTATTTCCAAGCGGTTCCGGGACTAAAAATTGTCGCCTGTTCCACCCCCTATAATGCCAAAGGACTGATGAAATCAGCTATTCGCGATGGTAACCCAGTCTTATTTTTCGAGCATGTGTTGCTTTATAACCTCAAGGAAAACTTACCGGAAAGTGAATATTTAGTGCCCTTAGACCGAGCAGAAATCGTCCGTCGCGGTGATAATGTGACGATTTTGACCTATTCTCGGATGCGTCACCATGCCATGCAAGCAGCTAAAACCCTAGAGCAAGAAGGATTCGATCCAGAGATCATTGATTTAATTTCCCTCAAACCCTTAGACTTTGACACCATTGGCCAATCCATTCGCAAGACCCATCGGGTGATTGTTGTGGAAGAATGTATGAAAACCGGGGGCATTGGAGCAGAGTTAACGGCTTCGATTAATGAACAGTTTTTTGATGAATTGGATGCTCCAGTGATGCGCCTTTCTTCCCAAGATATTCCCACTCCCTATAATGGAATCCTGGAAAACTTAACCATTGTCCAACCGGGTAAAATTGTAGAAGCGGTTCAACAAATGATGGCATTACAGGTTTAG
- a CDS encoding GNAT family N-acetyltransferase, with product MNETLCLKQEHKSTQLKIFLLPLNESHIQHLIRLAQEKDLGDLMGWDTFFEIEDTAGFITAISEYSLPDSISSDPIVLGIYLDRDAKPIGYAVLKGLNEQLKTAEVGVAVLDRQYRNKGYGRLGLNRILAYAFQELGMTRIWATILPSNHYSVNMVKKSGFSVKELMPNSWTMPNGELVDMVWMEVTPETWRSVDK from the coding sequence ATGAACGAAACTCTTTGCTTAAAGCAAGAGCATAAATCTACTCAACTAAAGATTTTTCTACTTCCTCTTAACGAGAGTCATATTCAACACTTAATTCGACTCGCCCAAGAGAAAGATTTAGGGGATCTCATGGGTTGGGATACGTTTTTTGAAATAGAGGATACGGCTGGATTTATTACAGCCATTTCCGAGTATTCTTTGCCGGATTCGATCTCCAGCGATCCTATCGTTTTAGGCATTTACTTAGATCGAGATGCTAAACCGATCGGATATGCGGTACTCAAAGGATTGAATGAGCAGTTAAAAACGGCGGAAGTCGGTGTAGCTGTTCTCGATCGCCAATATAGAAATAAAGGCTATGGCAGGCTGGGCTTAAATCGAATCTTGGCTTATGCATTCCAAGAATTAGGTATGACCCGGATTTGGGCAACCATTCTGCCATCTAACCACTACTCCGTTAACATGGTTAAAAAGTCAGGTTTTTCGGTCAAAGAACTGATGCCCAATTCTTGGACAATGCCAAATGGAGAGTTGGTTGATATGGTATGGATGGAAGTCACCCCTGAGACCTGGAGATCGGTAGATAAATAA
- a CDS encoding SET domain-containing protein-lysine N-methyltransferase translates to MIEIQLFPEKGRGVVATQLIPKGTVIEKAPVVDFPAKERSLLDSTKVFKYYFVIPSEYEKGKEVRAYLVFGLASFCNHSETPNTHMNWVEEETGLWAHLIASEEIQPGDECLMFYTNIDQYSF, encoded by the coding sequence ATGATTGAAATTCAACTTTTCCCAGAAAAAGGACGTGGAGTGGTCGCTACCCAACTGATTCCCAAAGGTACAGTAATTGAAAAAGCACCCGTGGTGGATTTTCCAGCAAAAGAGCGATCGCTTCTAGATAGTACAAAAGTATTTAAGTATTACTTTGTCATCCCTTCAGAATACGAGAAAGGGAAAGAGGTGAGGGCCTATCTGGTGTTTGGATTAGCCTCTTTCTGCAATCATTCCGAAACCCCGAATACCCATATGAATTGGGTGGAAGAGGAGACGGGTTTATGGGCCCATTTAATCGCCTCTGAGGAGATTCAGCCAGGAGACGAATGTTTGATGTTCTATACCAATATCGATCAATATTCTTTCTAG